In one Nostoc sp. KVJ3 genomic region, the following are encoded:
- a CDS encoding sensor histidine kinase has translation MHHRVKNNLGIVSSLLQMQCRRTQDPLVAAILRDSQNRIASIALVHEKLYRSENLANIDFAQYIPDLTTHLFDSYNVSSSKIQLKIQVDNASLDIETAIPCGLIINELVSNALKYAFVGNRAGEIEVKFYQEFESTLTLIIRDNGIGLPENFDNKKAKTLGITLVQGLVKQLRGKLEIVSNQGTQFKITFTNSRV, from the coding sequence ATTCACCATCGGGTAAAGAACAATTTAGGAATTGTTAGCAGTTTGCTACAAATGCAGTGCAGACGTACACAAGATCCTCTGGTAGCTGCAATTCTGCGCGATAGTCAAAACCGCATTGCCTCTATTGCCTTAGTTCATGAAAAACTGTATCGCTCTGAAAACCTCGCTAATATTGATTTCGCTCAATACATCCCAGATTTAACAACTCATTTATTCGATTCTTATAACGTCAGTTCTAGCAAAATCCAACTCAAGATTCAAGTTGATAATGCTAGCCTCGACATCGAAACCGCCATTCCTTGTGGCTTGATTATCAATGAACTGGTTTCCAATGCTTTGAAATACGCCTTTGTGGGTAATCGTGCAGGAGAAATCGAGGTTAAGTTTTATCAAGAATTCGAGTCTACTTTGACACTCATTATTCGAGATAATGGTATTGGTTTACCGGAAAATTTTGATAACAAGAAAGCTAAGACACTTGGCATCACACTTGTCCAGGGTTTAGTCAAACAGCTACGAGGAAAACTTGAAATTGTCTCTAACCAGGGAACACAGTTCAAAATTACTTTTACAAATAGTCGTGTATAA
- a CDS encoding IS5 family transposase (programmed frameshift) yields MYRKEESTPIPPENFELPFEGKLSSDNRWVIMANFIPWTEFESEYSSGFSAEMGAPAKSFRMALGALIIKEKLGISDRETVEQIKENPYLQYFIGISSYSNETPFDASMLVHFRERISADFVNKVNQKMVKKMLEKTSSIDNEKKTEESEKEVSGLKNLGKLILDATCAPGDISYPTDLGLLNQARRQTEKIIDFLYEQVLGQLDKKPRTYRQVARKDYLEVAKKRRVSQKDRRKAIRKQLQYIKRNLSHIDQLISSGATLKNLINRQYKMLLVVGEVYRQQLWLYENKKQSINDRIVSLTQPHIRPIVRGKAGKAVEFGAKLSASYYNGYVFLDHISWDNFNESGDLKAQVESFKNYTGYYPESVHVDKIYRTRENRAWCKERGIRISGNPLGRPPANVSKEKKKQASYDERIRNSIEGKFGQAKRRFSLGRVMAKLSHTSKTAIAITFLVMNLSTQLSRFKSAFLCLFLKTTPFFRSNIIENNSLANQKQQKLIFRACLNN; encoded by the exons ATGTACCGAAAAGAAGAATCAACTCCAATTCCACCAGAAAATTTTGAACTTCCATTTGAGGGAAAGTTATCATCAGATAATCGTTGGGTCATTATGGCGAATTTCATACCCTGGACAGAATTTGAGTCGGAATATTCTTCCGGGTTCTCCGCAGAGATGGGGGCACCAGCAAAGTCATTTCGGATGGCGTTAGGTGCATTAATAATAAAAGAGAAACTAGGCATAAGTGACAGAGAAACAGTAGAGCAAATCAAAGAGAACCCTTATCTACAGTATTTTATAGGGATATCATCTTATAGTAATGAAACTCCCTTTGACGCATCAATGTTAGTACATTTTCGTGAAAGAATTAGTGCTGATTTTGTTAACAAAGTTAATCAAAAAATGGTGAAGAAGATGCTTGAAAAAACATCTTCGATTGACAATGAAAAAAAAACCGAAGAATCAGAAAAAGAAGTAAGTGGTCTAAAAAATCTGGGGAAATTAATATTAGATGCCACTTGTGCGCCAGGTGATATTAGCTATCCAACAGATTTAGGGCTACTAAATCAAGCCAGAAGGCAGACAGAAAAAATTATAGACTTTCTTTATGAACAGGTACTGGGTCAATTAGATAAAAAACCTAGAACATATCGACAGGTAGCAAGAAAAGATTATCTAGAAGTAGCTAAAAAACGTCGCGTTTCCCAAAAAGACCGGAGAAAAGCTATAAGAAAACAGCTTCAATATATTAAAAGAAACTTATCTCATATTGACCAGCTAATCAGTTCAGGAGCAACTCTAAAAAATTTAATAAACAGACAATATAAGATGTTGCTTGTAGTCGGAGAAGTCTATCGTCAACAACTATGGTTATATGAAAATAAAAAACAGAGTATTAATGATCGTATCGTCAGTTTAACTCAACCACATATCCGTCCCATTGTCCGAGGGAAAGCTGGGAAAGCCGTGGAGTTTGGGGCAAAATTGTCGGCTAGTTATTACAATGGATATGTATTTTTAGACCATATTAGTTGGGATAATTTTAATGAATCAGGAGACTTAAAAGCACAAGTAGAATCCTTTAAAAACTACACTGGTTATTATCCAGAATCCGTTCATGTTGATAAAATTTACCGGACACGAGAGAATCGAGCTTGGTGTAAAGAACGAGGTATTAGAATTAGTGGAAACCCTTTAGGCAGACCTCCAGCCAATGTAAGTAAGGAAAAAAAGAAGCAAGCT TCTTATGATGAAAGAATTCGTAATTCTATTGAGGGAAAGTTTGGGCAAGCTAAAAGAAGATTTAGCCTGGGTAGAGTGATGGCGAAACTGTCTCATACTTCTAAAACTGCAATTGCTATTACTTTTTTAGTAATGAATCTTTCTACTCAACTGTCACGCTTTAAGAGTGCTTTTTTATGTCTATTTTTGAAAACAACACCTTTTTTTCGCTCTAATATTATTGAAAATAATAGTTTAGCCAATCAAAAACAACAAAAACTTATATTTAGGGCTTGCTTGAATAACTGA
- a CDS encoding PAS domain S-box protein, protein MTVNAITVCFVEDSAEDRALYRRFLERDDRYTYDIYEFESGNKALQVCLGKIPDVVLLDYRLPDLDGLEFLTKLQRQISSSQTSVIMLTGQGDETIAVQAIKSGAHDYLVKGKLTQENFCRTIHGAIKHKQLMQQLEQQQEQQRLVGAIALDIRKSLQLPDILTTSVQEVRQLLGADRVLVYQFTAQTQGCIVSESVLSEWTTSLGLEIEDTCFQESQGEKYRQGKIWTTTNIYEAGLSECHLQLLEQFQVKANLVVPILVQNIKTLAVELWGLFIVHQCSAPREWQTFEVELLSSLTVQLAIAIQQAQLYDNLQTLNSELEAKVQERTIKLQESDRRFQAIFNNTFQFTGLLTPSGILLEANQTALSFGGLQLEDVINRPFWEAHWWTISPQIQEELKQAIARASQGEFVRYEVDVLGANNRVATIDFSLRPLPDETGKVVLLIPEGRDITERKILERELAHKQKLLDSFINNAPVGITIMDRELRYSFINEALAEMNGIPLAAHIGKTLWEIIPDLAPTVEQVFRQVLTTGEPILDLEISGETPKQPGVIRTWLVSYFPIQSEADEPISMGIVVIEISDRKRAEQMLELQAVITRNMAEGICLVDATDGMFVYANPKFEQMFGYETGELIGQHVSIVNYGKEHTTPEEVNQAISTAVLQYGEATYEVHNVKKDGTPFWCNATASVFQHPEYGSVLVAVQQDITEHKQAQEKIKASLKEKEVLLRAC, encoded by the coding sequence ATGACAGTCAATGCAATAACTGTATGTTTTGTAGAAGACTCTGCTGAAGATAGAGCTTTGTATCGACGCTTCTTAGAGCGGGACGATCGCTACACTTATGATATTTATGAGTTTGAGTCGGGAAATAAGGCGCTACAAGTATGCCTTGGGAAAATACCGGACGTAGTTTTGTTGGACTACCGATTACCAGATTTAGACGGACTAGAATTTCTCACTAAGCTACAAAGGCAAATTTCCAGCAGCCAAACTTCAGTAATTATGCTGACTGGACAGGGTGACGAAACGATCGCAGTCCAAGCTATCAAGAGTGGGGCCCATGATTATCTAGTTAAGGGAAAACTGACCCAAGAAAATTTTTGCCGAACGATTCATGGGGCGATTAAGCATAAGCAGCTAATGCAGCAACTAGAACAGCAGCAGGAACAACAACGCCTAGTAGGAGCGATCGCTCTGGATATTCGCAAATCTTTGCAGCTTCCAGACATTCTTACTACTAGTGTTCAAGAAGTCCGCCAGTTACTGGGCGCTGATCGGGTACTGGTGTATCAATTCACTGCTCAGACGCAGGGTTGTATTGTATCAGAGTCAGTGTTATCTGAATGGACAACAAGCTTGGGGCTGGAAATTGAAGATACCTGTTTTCAAGAAAGCCAGGGGGAAAAATACCGCCAAGGAAAAATTTGGACAACTACGAATATCTATGAAGCGGGTTTAAGTGAGTGCCATCTTCAATTATTAGAACAGTTTCAGGTAAAAGCGAATTTAGTTGTCCCCATTTTGGTACAAAACATAAAGACTTTAGCAGTTGAACTTTGGGGGCTATTTATTGTGCATCAATGTTCTGCTCCCCGTGAATGGCAGACATTTGAGGTGGAATTGCTATCTTCACTGACCGTACAACTAGCGATCGCTATTCAACAAGCCCAACTTTACGACAATCTGCAAACCCTCAACAGCGAATTAGAAGCCAAAGTCCAAGAACGCACTATCAAATTGCAAGAAAGCGATCGCCGATTTCAGGCAATCTTTAATAACACTTTCCAATTCACAGGACTGCTAACGCCATCTGGTATTTTACTGGAAGCGAACCAGACGGCGCTAAGTTTTGGCGGACTTCAGCTTGAAGATGTCATCAATCGCCCTTTTTGGGAAGCGCACTGGTGGACAATTTCACCGCAAATTCAAGAAGAATTAAAACAAGCGATCGCTCGTGCATCTCAAGGTGAGTTTGTCCGCTATGAAGTTGACGTTCTAGGCGCAAATAACCGAGTAGCAACAATCGATTTTTCACTGCGTCCGCTTCCAGATGAGACCGGTAAAGTCGTTTTGTTAATTCCAGAAGGGCGAGATATCACTGAACGCAAAATTTTGGAGCGAGAACTAGCTCACAAGCAAAAGTTATTGGATTCCTTCATCAATAACGCACCCGTTGGTATAACCATTATGGATCGGGAACTGCGTTATTCATTCATTAATGAAGCATTAGCCGAAATGAATGGTATTCCCCTAGCAGCGCATATTGGCAAGACCCTGTGGGAAATTATCCCAGATTTGGCCCCAACGGTGGAGCAGGTGTTTCGACAAGTTTTGACAACAGGTGAACCGATTCTAGATTTGGAAATCAGTGGAGAAACCCCAAAACAGCCCGGTGTCATCAGGACTTGGCTAGTTTCCTACTTTCCAATCCAGTCTGAAGCCGATGAACCGATTAGCATGGGCATTGTGGTAATTGAAATCAGCGATCGCAAACGCGCTGAACAGATGTTAGAACTACAAGCAGTAATTACCCGTAACATGGCGGAGGGAATTTGCCTAGTTGATGCTACCGATGGGATGTTTGTCTACGCCAATCCTAAATTTGAGCAAATGTTTGGCTATGAAACTGGTGAATTAATCGGTCAACATGTGTCCATTGTCAACTATGGAAAGGAACATACTACACCCGAAGAAGTGAACCAGGCAATTAGTACTGCTGTTTTGCAATATGGTGAAGCTACTTATGAAGTTCATAATGTCAAAAAAGATGGCACTCCATTCTGGTGTAACGCCACCGCTTCTGTTTTTCAACATCCTGAGTATGGAAGCGTTCTTGTAGCTGTCCAACAAGATATCACTGAGCATAAGCAAGCGCAGGAAAAAATTAAAGCCTCTCTCAAAGAAAAAGAGGTATTACTTAGGGCTTGCTGA
- a CDS encoding ATP-binding protein gives MITIPSNNQTDERARILVVEDEYILAINLQESLESLGYTVLGMTDSAEEAIEKATDLHPNLILMDIRLRGDMDGIQAAEQIWNNLQIPVIYVTGHSDKSTVERATLTSPFGYILKPIKEQELYVAIQTALNRYEREQFLSSVLRGMGDGVVVVDPELRVKYLNQVAEALTGWRWDEAKGRMLTEVFKLVNEQTQFPAQNPMIAALQQETTIYLDSHISLVAKDKTTIPIADSATPLRNNSGAITGAIMVFRDDTQRRLTEERNLATARAQQLEIQVAELKRLNKLKEDFLATTSHEMRTPLSNIKMTISTLENLLERQGILNSNPLSPFESVAHYLTILREQCEQELDLVDNLLYIRMIDADVYPLELTSIHLQNWLPHVAEYFEERARAREQTLQVNIPPNLPPLVSDLPSLTEIVSELLNNACKYTPSEGQIVVDVRVIDTTKSLTNKNAESGILGDFQVPYFQITISNSGVIIPKNEQSRIFEPFYRIPQSDRWQHSGTGLGLALVKKLVEYLQGTIEVTSSQGWTIFTVKLPFRISR, from the coding sequence ATGATTACCATTCCATCAAATAATCAAACAGATGAAAGAGCTAGAATCCTTGTGGTTGAGGATGAATACATTCTTGCCATCAACTTACAAGAAAGTTTAGAGTCTCTGGGATACACTGTTTTAGGTATGACCGATTCCGCAGAGGAGGCAATTGAAAAAGCGACTGACTTACACCCAAACTTGATTTTAATGGATATCAGGTTACGCGGTGACATGGACGGCATCCAAGCAGCAGAACAAATCTGGAATAATTTGCAAATTCCTGTTATCTACGTTACAGGCCATTCTGATAAAAGTACTGTAGAGCGGGCAACACTAACATCCCCCTTTGGGTATATTCTCAAACCCATCAAAGAGCAAGAACTTTACGTTGCTATTCAAACAGCACTCAATCGCTATGAGCGCGAGCAATTTTTGAGTTCTGTGCTGCGGGGAATGGGTGATGGGGTGGTTGTCGTCGATCCTGAGTTGCGCGTCAAGTACCTCAATCAGGTGGCTGAAGCTCTGACAGGGTGGCGATGGGATGAAGCCAAGGGACGGATGTTAACGGAGGTGTTCAAGCTTGTTAATGAACAAACTCAGTTTCCTGCCCAAAATCCAATGATTGCAGCCCTCCAACAAGAAACTACTATCTATCTAGATAGTCACATTTCACTAGTTGCTAAAGACAAGACAACTATACCAATAGCTGATAGTGCTACTCCCCTGAGAAATAATAGTGGTGCAATTACAGGAGCCATAATGGTGTTTCGGGATGATACACAACGACGACTAACTGAAGAACGCAATCTTGCAACTGCACGTGCCCAACAACTCGAAATTCAAGTGGCAGAACTCAAACGACTAAACAAGTTAAAAGAGGATTTTCTCGCAACTACTTCTCATGAAATGCGAACACCCTTGTCAAACATCAAAATGACAATCTCCACCCTAGAAAATCTTCTTGAGCGACAGGGCATCTTAAATTCAAACCCACTTTCTCCATTTGAATCTGTTGCCCACTACTTAACTATCCTGCGTGAACAGTGCGAACAAGAACTTGATCTAGTAGACAATTTACTGTATATCCGAATGATTGATGCAGATGTCTATCCGTTGGAATTAACTTCAATTCACCTCCAAAACTGGCTGCCTCACGTTGCCGAGTATTTTGAGGAACGGGCTAGAGCTAGGGAACAGACTTTGCAAGTTAATATTCCTCCAAATTTACCACCTTTAGTTTCAGACTTGCCTAGCCTAACCGAAATTGTCTCAGAGCTACTCAACAATGCTTGCAAATATACTCCATCCGAAGGACAGATTGTGGTGGATGTTCGGGTAATCGACACCACAAAAAGTCTCACAAATAAGAATGCTGAATCTGGTATATTAGGTGATTTTCAAGTTCCCTACTTTCAAATTACAATTAGTAATTCTGGGGTGATAATCCCCAAAAATGAACAATCCCGGATCTTTGAGCCATTTTACCGAATTCCTCAGAGCGATCGCTGGCAACATAGCGGCACAGGATTAGGTTTAGCATTAGTGAAGAAGTTAGTAGAATATCTCCAAGGCACAATTGAAGTTACCAGTTCTCAGGGTTGGACAATATTCACAGTCAAACTCCCGTTTAGGATATCTAGGTGA